The following coding sequences lie in one Acidobacteriota bacterium genomic window:
- the murD gene encoding UDP-N-acetylmuramoyl-L-alanine--D-glutamate ligase: protein MSEFSVRGQQAVVVGGARSGASAARLLVERGARVTLTDLHGSIEEASALVAAGVRLVLGSHPVELFTSADLIVVSPGVPHSQEAIVAARERGVPIMGEVELAFRWLRGRVIAITGTKGKSTTTALTGKILERAGCHVLVGGNIGAPLSGQVGESTPDSIHVVEVSSFQLETVDTFHPWIAALLNLTVDHLDRHASYQEYTDAKARIFARQTEADWAVVNADDPQTLELARRGRARQRRFALRGDANADVTVADGCVVERGDEGDTPLVRTSDVRLMGPHLMADVLAAAAITRLAGARPGHIAAAVSAFRGLEHAMEWVDEIDGVRYVNDSKATNIDAARQAIDTFGADLVVVMGGRFKGGDFGSLRDALVARRATIVAIGEARPLIREALGAAVTIIETTSMAEAVAAARMAGKSGGTVLLAPACASFDMFVDYAARGRAFKAEVARLRRA, encoded by the coding sequence ATGAGCGAGTTCAGCGTGCGTGGACAACAGGCGGTCGTGGTGGGAGGCGCCCGCAGCGGCGCGTCCGCTGCGCGTCTGCTTGTCGAACGCGGCGCGCGCGTCACGCTGACTGATCTGCACGGCTCGATCGAGGAAGCCTCCGCCCTGGTCGCCGCGGGCGTGCGGCTCGTGCTGGGATCGCATCCGGTCGAGCTGTTCACGTCGGCCGACCTCATCGTCGTCAGTCCCGGCGTGCCGCACTCGCAAGAGGCGATCGTGGCGGCTCGCGAGCGGGGCGTGCCGATCATGGGTGAGGTCGAATTGGCGTTCCGTTGGCTCCGGGGACGCGTCATCGCGATCACCGGCACCAAAGGCAAGTCGACGACGACGGCGTTGACCGGGAAGATCCTCGAGCGCGCCGGATGTCACGTGTTGGTCGGCGGGAACATCGGGGCGCCGCTGTCGGGACAGGTGGGTGAGTCGACGCCGGACTCCATCCATGTCGTGGAGGTCAGCAGCTTCCAACTGGAGACGGTCGACACGTTTCATCCGTGGATTGCCGCGCTGCTCAATCTGACAGTTGATCACCTCGACCGGCACGCGAGCTACCAGGAGTACACCGACGCCAAGGCGCGGATCTTCGCGCGGCAGACCGAAGCGGACTGGGCGGTTGTCAACGCGGACGATCCGCAGACGCTGGAACTGGCGCGGCGCGGCCGTGCGCGTCAGCGGCGGTTCGCCCTGCGAGGGGACGCGAACGCCGACGTCACGGTCGCTGACGGCTGCGTGGTTGAACGGGGAGACGAAGGCGACACGCCGCTGGTTCGAACATCCGACGTGCGGCTGATGGGACCACACCTGATGGCCGACGTGCTCGCGGCGGCGGCGATCACGCGGCTGGCGGGCGCTCGGCCCGGACATATCGCGGCGGCGGTTTCGGCGTTCCGCGGTCTCGAGCACGCCATGGAATGGGTCGACGAGATCGATGGCGTGCGCTACGTCAATGACTCCAAGGCCACCAACATCGACGCGGCCCGGCAGGCCATCGACACATTCGGCGCCGACCTGGTCGTGGTGATGGGCGGCCGCTTCAAGGGCGGCGACTTCGGGAGCCTTCGCGATGCGCTCGTCGCGCGCCGCGCGACCATCGTGGCGATTGGTGAGGCCAGGCCGCTGATCCGCGAAGCGCTCGGCGCCGCGGTCACCATCATCGAGACGACGTCAATGGCCGAGGCGGTAGCTGCGGCCAGGATGGCGGGGAAAAGCGGTGGGACGGTACTGCTGGCGCCGGCGTGCGCCAGTTTTGACATGTTCGTCGACTACGCAGCACGGGGCCGGGCCTTCAAGGCCGAGGTCGCGCGTCTGCGTAGGGCGTGA
- the ftsW gene encoding putative lipid II flippase FtsW, whose product MARKLKSDRMLFYTTIVLAFSGLVMVYSASNMLTPQNGSQSSQLLIKQILLTVFGVAAMAVTMKVNYHAYQMPKFIWALLAFTIVALVAVLVFGPRINGTRRWFRLANVGIQPSELAKIAMIIFAAAVLERRMDRIKELRYALGPIAVVLAVVLALIVFEPDYGSAVAVLAVVAVMVFAAGIPFRHLLLIAAVTLPLLVAVGLSEQYRVRRFLIFLHPEQDPLGKGFQVLQSLIAVGTGGVTGRGLGESIQKMLYLPYPQTDFIYAVTAEELGLVGATLMLACFGILAWRGLRVASRAPDAFGSLLALGLTVMIAVQAFVNISMVLGMMPTKGIPLPFVSAGGSSLIVSLAGMGVLLNISQQASAEG is encoded by the coding sequence ATGGCGCGAAAGCTGAAGTCCGATCGCATGCTGTTCTATACCACGATTGTCCTGGCCTTCTCGGGCCTGGTCATGGTGTACAGCGCGTCGAACATGCTGACGCCGCAGAACGGCAGCCAGTCGAGCCAGCTTCTGATCAAACAGATCCTGCTCACGGTGTTCGGCGTCGCGGCCATGGCCGTCACCATGAAGGTCAACTACCACGCCTACCAGATGCCGAAGTTCATTTGGGCCCTGCTGGCCTTCACGATCGTGGCGCTCGTGGCGGTGCTGGTCTTCGGCCCGAGAATCAACGGCACGCGCCGATGGTTCCGGCTCGCAAATGTCGGCATTCAGCCGTCTGAACTCGCCAAGATCGCGATGATCATCTTCGCAGCGGCGGTGCTCGAGCGGCGGATGGATCGGATCAAGGAGTTGCGCTACGCCCTCGGACCGATTGCCGTCGTGCTGGCCGTCGTGCTGGCGCTCATCGTGTTCGAACCGGATTACGGCAGCGCGGTGGCGGTGCTGGCGGTGGTGGCCGTGATGGTGTTCGCAGCCGGCATTCCATTTCGCCACCTCCTGCTCATCGCGGCGGTGACGCTCCCGCTGCTGGTGGCTGTCGGGCTCTCGGAGCAATATCGGGTCCGGCGGTTCCTGATTTTCTTGCATCCCGAACAGGATCCGCTGGGCAAGGGCTTCCAGGTGCTGCAGTCGCTCATTGCCGTCGGCACCGGCGGCGTGACAGGCCGGGGACTCGGCGAGAGCATCCAGAAGATGCTCTACCTGCCGTATCCCCAGACCGATTTCATCTACGCCGTGACGGCGGAGGAACTCGGGCTGGTCGGGGCCACGCTCATGCTGGCGTGCTTCGGCATCCTCGCGTGGCGCGGTCTGCGCGTGGCCTCGCGGGCGCCTGACGCGTTTGGCTCGTTGCTGGCGCTCGGCCTCACCGTGATGATTGCGGTGCAGGCGTTCGTGAACATCAGCATGGTGCTGGGCATGATGCCGACCAAGGGGATTCCGCTGCCCTTTGTCAGTGCCGGCGGCTCGTCGCTCATCGTGAGCCTGGCTGGCATGGGCGTGCTCCTGAACATCTCTCAACAGGCGTCGGCCGAAGGATAG